In Rhodobium gokarnense, the sequence GCGCTTCCGGCATCAGCGCGCGCACATGGTCGACGGCCGACTGGCTCGGCACCAGTTCGTCGAGCTGGTGCTGGGCAAAATAGGCGACATCCAGCTTCGGCGCCGTGGTGATGGTGCCGGACTGCTCTTTCAGGCGCCCGGAAATCAGCTTGGCGAAGGTCGACTTGCCGTTGCCGTTGGGGCCGAGGAGGGCGATGCGGTCGTCGTCGTCGACCCGAAGCGACAACCCCTTCAGGATCGCCTTGCCGGGCTCGTAGCCGACGGCGACGTTCTCCATGGCAATGATCGGCGGCGAGAGCTGCTTGTCCGGGTTGGGGAACTCGAACGGACGCAGGCTGTCGTCGACCATCGCCGCGATCGGCTCCAGTTTCGCGATCATCTTCAGCCGCGACTGGGCCTGGCGCGCCTTGGAGGCCTTGTAGCGGAAGCGCTCCACGAACGCCTCCATGTGCTTCTTCTGCGCCTCGGCCTTTTCCCGCGCCTTTTCGTTGAGGAGCATCTTTTCGCGGCGCTGGCGCTCGAACTGGTCATAGCCGCCGCGATAGGAAAAGAGCTTCAGGGTCTCCAGATGGAGGATACCGTCGACCGCGGAGTTGAGGAGGTCCCGGTCGTGGCTGATGAGCAGGACCGTGTGCGGGTAGCGCGCGATATAGGCCTCAAGCCACAGCGTGCCTTCCAGGTCCAGATAGTTGGTCGGCTCGTCGAGGAGCAAAAGGTCGGGCGCGGCGAACAGCGCCGCGGCGAGCGCCACGCGCATGCGCCAGCCGCCGGAAAAGTCCGAGCAGGGCCGCTGCTGGCCCGCCTCGTCGAAACCGAGGCCGGCAAGGATGGTGGCGGCCCGCGCCTCCGCGCCATGGGCATCGATGTCGGCAAGCCGCGTATGGATGTCGGCGATGCGGTCCGGGTCGGTGGCGGTCTCGGCCTCCGCCATCAGCGCGGCACGCTCGGTGTCGGCGGCGAGAACGAAGTCGATCAGCCGCTCCGGCCCGCCCGGCGCCTCCTGGGCGACGCCGCCGATGCGCGCGCCCTTGCGCAGCACGATCTCGCCGCTCTCCGGCGCAACGTCGCCGGCAACGAGGCGGAACAGCGTCGTCTTGCCGGTGCCGTTCTTGCCGACGAGGCCGATCTTGGCGCCGTCCGGAATCCGCGCCGAGGCGGCGTCCAGAAGCATCCGGCCGGCGATCCGGTAGGTGAGGTCTGTGATGCGCAACATGACGCGCTTGGTGACCTATTTCAGGTCCCAAGGCAAGGGCGCGGAGGTAGCGGCAGGCGGGAAGGGCGATCAGTCCTCTTCGGTCGCCGGCGCCTTGTGGAAATGGATGATGTCGATCGGCCGCGGGCTCTTGCCGAACTGGCGCAGGCACAGATGGATCTGCGAGCGGTGGTGCGTCTGGTGTGTGAAGAAATGGGCGACCGCGACCGGGAACGGCCGGGAGGTCACCGACGGCCGGCGTGCGGTGCGGAACAGGAGCTCGCGGTGAATGTCGTCCTTATCGAGGAGCTGGAAGAAGGCGATGATCCGCTCGTCGAGCACGGCGCGCGCCTCGCGAAGGTCATTGAGGTCCTCGAACAGGATGTCCTCATAGGTCTCGAGCGGCTCGCCCTCGCCGGTGAAGCGGTGCAGCCAGATCGTGTCGGTGGCATAGAGGTGGTTGAGGGTCGCGTGCACCGAGCCGAACACCGCGTTCATGTCGCGGTGGTATTCGTGGTCGGTCAGCGTCGCGCAGTCGTCGAGGAGGCGGGCATTGGCCCAGCGGCCATATTCCGCGTTCATCAGGAAATAGTCTTTCATCGAGGTCTCTCCGCTGCACGGGCCTAGCGCATCGCCGATCGTCGGGGAGACAATAGGGGATTGGTCCCGTCGAGGGGAAGGAAAAGGGATAGCGGCTTTACCGGATTGCGTCGATCCGCCGCTCGGTTCCCCGGATGCTGCAACGGGCGGTTATGCTGCGGGCTTGCGGGAAGCTGGCGCCGTCGCTATACGTCCGGCGACCTTTTTGAAGGCTGACGCCACATTCCCCCATCGAGATTTCAAGGAAAGGATCCGGAGATGGCGATCGAACGCACCTTCTCCATGATCAAGCCGGACGCCACCAAGCGCAACCTCACCGGCAAGATCGTCGACCGTCTGGAGAGCGCGGGCCTGCGCGTCGTCGCGCAGAAGCGCATCTGGATGTCCCGCCGCGAGGCCGAGGGCTTCTACGCGGTCCACAAGGAGCGGCCGTTCTTCGACGAGCTGTGCGAGTTCATGAGCTCCGGCCCGACCGTCGTGCAGGTGCTTGAGGGCGAGAACGCCATCGCCAAGAACCGCGAAGTGATGGGCGCCACCAACCCGGCCGAGGCCGCGGACGGTACCATCCGCAAGGATTTTGCGGAATCGATCGGCGAGAACTCCGTGCACGGCTCCGACGGCCCGGACACGGCCAAGGAAGAGATTTCTTACTTCTTCGCCGCGACGGAAATCGTCGGCTGAACCAGCGTCTCGCTGTCAGGAATTTCGGAACGGGCCGGCCGCTGCGCCGGCCCGTTTTGCGTTCCGGCAACGGCCGGCGTTACTCGTCGCGGACCGGCTGGGTCTTCGGCGCCGGCATCTCGTTGCTCTCGCAGGCTTGCCTGCCGCGGATGGCCGAGAGCGCGAAGGCGCCGCCGAGGATCGCCACGGTGACGATGAGACAGAGCACCGGATCGACCTTGCCGATCAGATGGTCCCAGACGATCTTGCCGCCGATCAGCACCAGGATGGCCGAGAGCGCCGGCTTCAGGTAGCGGCACTTGGAGATCAGCGCGTCGACGACGAAGAAGAGGGCGCGGAGCCCCAGGATCGCGAAAATGTTGCTGGTGTAGACGATGAAGACGTCCTGGGAGAGGGCGAGGACGGCCGGGATGGAATCCACCGCAAAGGCGATGTCGGCGCCCTCGATGATGACGAGGGCGAGGAACAGCGGCGTTGCCTTGATGGCCGTTCCGGAGGCCGATCTCGGGTCGGGCTCGCGGGCAAAGAACCGCTTGCCGTGGATGGTCTTGGTCACCGGCAGGTGGCGGATGACGAAGCGGACGATGCGGTTGCGCTCAAGGTCGGGCTCGTCCTCCTCCTGCATGAACAGGAGCTTGATGCCGGTGAAGACGAGGATGGCAGCAAAGATCAGCAGCAGCCAGTCGAAGGAGGCGACCGCCGCCGTGCCGGCAAAGATCATGATCGCCCGGAAGACGATGGCGCCCAGAATGCCCCAGAACAGCACCCGGTGCCGGTGTTCCGGCGGGATCGCGAAATAGGTGAAGATCACCGACATCACGAAGACGTTGTCGATGGAAAGGCTCTGCTCGATGATCAGCGCGGTGAAGAACAGCGCGCCCGCATCGGTGCCGAACTCCAGCCAGACCCAGACGCCGAAGGCAAAGGCTATCGAGCCGTAGAGGCCGACGAGGAGGAGGCTGTCCTTCAGCTTGATGGCGCGGGCCTGGCGGTGCAGATAGCCGAGGTCAAAGACGAGGATCGCCGACACGACCGCAATGAACACCGCCCATTCCCCGGCGGTGACATCGGCTGCGATCGAGTTGGAGAAATTCATTGCGTCCCGTCGGGTTCGGGGTGTCAGCTTGCCGGAGCCTGCCGGATGAAAGACCGCACGGCGGCGGCATACGTCCTA encodes:
- a CDS encoding ABC-F family ATP-binding cassette domain-containing protein, producing the protein MLRITDLTYRIAGRMLLDAASARIPDGAKIGLVGKNGTGKTTLFRLVAGDVAPESGEIVLRKGARIGGVAQEAPGGPERLIDFVLAADTERAALMAEAETATDPDRIADIHTRLADIDAHGAEARAATILAGLGFDEAGQQRPCSDFSGGWRMRVALAAALFAAPDLLLLDEPTNYLDLEGTLWLEAYIARYPHTVLLISHDRDLLNSAVDGILHLETLKLFSYRGGYDQFERQRREKMLLNEKAREKAEAQKKHMEAFVERFRYKASKARQAQSRLKMIAKLEPIAAMVDDSLRPFEFPNPDKQLSPPIIAMENVAVGYEPGKAILKGLSLRVDDDDRIALLGPNGNGKSTFAKLISGRLKEQSGTITTAPKLDVAYFAQHQLDELVPSQSAVDHVRALMPEAPEPKVRSRVARFGLPTDRMETPAGDLSGGEKARLLLGLATFSGPNLLVLDEPTNHLDVDAREALVQALAAYSGAVLIISHDRHLIESSADRLWLVADGTVKAFDGDMADYRRQVLKKPDKGDASKGNGSAEANGDKLTGQEKRKAAAARRAEMAPLKRDIDRLEKDIEKLNAKIADLDRRLADPDLFASDPDAGARLAKERSDTAARLAATEETWLEKSADYEEAMAEV
- a CDS encoding DinB family protein; translated protein: MKDYFLMNAEYGRWANARLLDDCATLTDHEYHRDMNAVFGSVHATLNHLYATDTIWLHRFTGEGEPLETYEDILFEDLNDLREARAVLDERIIAFFQLLDKDDIHRELLFRTARRPSVTSRPFPVAVAHFFTHQTHHRSQIHLCLRQFGKSPRPIDIIHFHKAPATEED
- the ndk gene encoding nucleoside-diphosphate kinase is translated as MAIERTFSMIKPDATKRNLTGKIVDRLESAGLRVVAQKRIWMSRREAEGFYAVHKERPFFDELCEFMSSGPTVVQVLEGENAIAKNREVMGATNPAEAADGTIRKDFAESIGENSVHGSDGPDTAKEEISYFFAATEIVG
- a CDS encoding TerC/Alx family metal homeostasis membrane protein, which encodes MNFSNSIAADVTAGEWAVFIAVVSAILVFDLGYLHRQARAIKLKDSLLLVGLYGSIAFAFGVWVWLEFGTDAGALFFTALIIEQSLSIDNVFVMSVIFTYFAIPPEHRHRVLFWGILGAIVFRAIMIFAGTAAVASFDWLLLIFAAILVFTGIKLLFMQEEDEPDLERNRIVRFVIRHLPVTKTIHGKRFFAREPDPRSASGTAIKATPLFLALVIIEGADIAFAVDSIPAVLALSQDVFIVYTSNIFAILGLRALFFVVDALISKCRYLKPALSAILVLIGGKIVWDHLIGKVDPVLCLIVTVAILGGAFALSAIRGRQACESNEMPAPKTQPVRDE